A genomic window from Chitinophaga pollutisoli includes:
- the hisS gene encoding histidine--tRNA ligase: MAKLSIPQGTRDFGPDVVRKRNYIFATIRQTFERFGFQPLETPAMENTSTLLGKYGEEGDKLIFKILNNGDILGQAQMAKDSRELGILLCEKSLKYDLTIPFARYVVMNQGKLQLPFKRYQMQPVWRGDKPQRGRYREFYQCDADVVGSNSLLNEIDLLSIYDTVFSSLGLGGYQMKVNNRKVLTGLAELVGRPDLMLDITIAIDKLDKIGDSGVRDELTGRGLLAHEVEQVMAFIALRGSNDEKLDRLAEVFAGSPTGLKGVEELRFILGSGLTQFSSPPEIDLTLARGLNYYTGMIVEVKAPDTVKMGSIGGGGRYDDLTGLFGLPGISGVGISFGVDRIYDVLEELQLFPETAQQGTQVIFLHPGAEKLAEVYGYVTRLRQRGVNAEIYPDDVKQDKQYKYAEKRGVPYIGYVEDNAPGTVFLKNMTGKQRHQLSIEELEAFVF; encoded by the coding sequence ATGGCAAAACTCAGCATCCCCCAAGGGACACGCGACTTCGGGCCGGACGTGGTCCGCAAGCGCAACTACATCTTCGCCACCATCCGGCAGACATTTGAGCGGTTCGGCTTCCAGCCCCTGGAAACACCCGCTATGGAAAACACTTCCACCCTGCTCGGCAAATATGGCGAGGAAGGCGACAAACTGATCTTCAAGATCCTCAACAACGGCGATATCCTCGGACAGGCGCAAATGGCGAAAGACAGCCGTGAACTGGGAATTCTGCTGTGCGAAAAATCCCTCAAATACGACCTCACCATACCTTTCGCACGGTATGTAGTCATGAACCAGGGCAAGCTGCAGCTACCGTTCAAACGTTACCAGATGCAGCCGGTATGGCGCGGCGACAAGCCCCAGCGCGGGCGCTACCGCGAGTTCTACCAGTGCGATGCCGACGTGGTGGGCAGTAATTCCCTCCTGAACGAAATCGACCTGTTGTCGATTTACGATACCGTTTTTAGTTCCCTGGGCCTCGGCGGCTACCAAATGAAAGTCAACAACCGCAAGGTGCTCACCGGGCTCGCGGAGCTGGTGGGGCGACCCGACCTCATGCTCGATATCACCATCGCGATCGACAAGCTTGACAAAATCGGCGACTCCGGCGTCCGCGACGAACTAACCGGCCGCGGGCTTCTGGCGCACGAGGTGGAGCAAGTGATGGCCTTTATCGCGTTACGGGGCAGTAACGACGAAAAGCTTGATCGCCTGGCGGAGGTTTTCGCCGGTTCGCCTACGGGTTTGAAAGGTGTGGAAGAATTGCGTTTCATCCTGGGCAGCGGGCTTACGCAATTCAGTTCGCCGCCGGAAATTGACCTGACGCTGGCACGGGGTCTCAATTACTACACCGGGATGATCGTGGAGGTAAAAGCCCCGGATACGGTGAAAATGGGCAGCATCGGCGGCGGCGGCCGCTACGACGATCTGACAGGCCTCTTCGGGCTCCCAGGTATTTCCGGCGTTGGCATTTCCTTCGGCGTAGATCGCATTTACGACGTGCTAGAGGAACTTCAATTGTTCCCGGAAACCGCGCAACAGGGTACCCAAGTTATTTTCCTCCATCCCGGAGCGGAAAAGCTGGCGGAAGTGTATGGCTACGTAACGCGGTTGCGGCAGCGGGGCGTCAATGCAGAGATTTACCCTGACGATGTGAAACAGGACAAACAATATAAATACGCCGAAAAGCGCGGCGTGCCGTATATCGGATATGTGGAAGACAATGCCCCGGGCACGGTGTTCCTCAAAAATATGACGGGTAAACAGCGCCACCAGCTTAGCATTGAAGAGCTGGAAGCTTTTGTTTTTTAA
- a CDS encoding substrate-binding domain-containing protein has protein sequence MALATASVSMLAVGCGGADNSGKGELDTPTKGEIHISVDKTYQPLMESEIRVFESQYPKAKIIAHYKPEAECFKDLFNDSARLIIVTRDLKENELEYFKKEKMRPQSAKLATDAIALIVNHKNADSILTMDQVREIMNGKAQKKWNIVFDDQNSSTVRYILDSINKGQPLPPNTMAAKSNEEVLSHVEKDVNAVGVIGVNWISDTNDSTAIEFSSRVTTVKLRGDGYTDFVKPYQYYIGTKSYPLTRGMFYILKEPRQGLGSGFVTFLSSQPGQLVIGKFKLFPARLNIVFREATLSE, from the coding sequence ATGGCATTGGCGACGGCTTCCGTTTCCATGCTGGCCGTAGGTTGCGGAGGCGCAGACAATTCCGGGAAAGGTGAACTGGACACCCCCACGAAAGGAGAAATCCATATCTCGGTTGATAAAACCTATCAGCCGCTGATGGAGTCCGAAATCAGGGTGTTCGAGTCGCAGTACCCGAAAGCGAAGATCATCGCCCATTACAAACCCGAAGCGGAATGCTTCAAGGATTTGTTTAACGATAGTGCGCGGCTCATAATTGTGACCCGCGACCTGAAGGAAAACGAACTGGAATATTTCAAGAAAGAAAAGATGCGTCCGCAAAGCGCCAAGCTCGCTACAGACGCCATCGCCCTGATCGTGAACCATAAAAACGCCGATTCCATCCTTACGATGGACCAGGTGCGGGAAATCATGAACGGCAAAGCGCAGAAGAAATGGAACATCGTTTTCGATGACCAGAACTCCAGCACCGTTCGTTATATCCTCGACTCCATCAACAAGGGACAACCGCTACCGCCCAATACCATGGCGGCAAAGTCCAACGAGGAAGTGCTGTCGCATGTGGAGAAGGATGTGAACGCTGTCGGCGTTATCGGTGTAAACTGGATCTCCGACACCAATGATTCCACCGCGATCGAATTCAGCAGCCGCGTTACTACGGTGAAGCTGCGCGGAGACGGATATACGGATTTCGTGAAACCGTATCAATACTATATCGGAACCAAATCTTACCCGCTCACCCGGGGGATGTTCTATATTTTGAAGGAACCGCGTCAGGGGCTGGGCTCCGGTTTCGTGACATTTTTATCATCCCAGCCAGGCCAACTTGTGATAGGTAAGTTTAAATTATTCCCTGCCCGTTTAAATATCGTGTTCCGGGAAGCCACTTTATCGGAGTAG
- a CDS encoding tetratricopeptide repeat protein codes for MNRRKSLFVAMLCIANGAMAQTVEDGLKDLYYGKYQTAKQNLEKAITAKPTDDRAYYYLGIAELGLENKDAAAAAFTKGLTAVPNSPLLMVGQGRIDLLNGKTAEAKQKFEAASTATEGRDGDVARAIADANTEVKGGDRGYALTIMEKLLNNEGRKKKQMYTATAADYIELGDAYRFLGGENGGKAITTYEKALEVDANNAEAVMKQGLVNYNARLLQQAVADWAKATNMDANYAPAYFELYQFYITQRKEQFSLPHAAQYLQKYVEVSDPSDKAKNEYYLAAINFYQKDYDGAIAKAKALLPTANEVYKGKLTLLAADAHLQKGDSLSAKALMDERVKSVPADQLQANDYKLLSAIYTKLKNSDSATQAGYQETAGLYLEKFAETDTTTDAEKFRNVADAYKEMRNYGKAATWYGKALEVKDNPGAMTDHFYKAFYEYYAAQYGASDSSWTSFTEKYPTQPTAFYWKGMANFALDQQAKEGRGKEAFEKYISMVKPEDEARNKRFLLNAYTYLMLYHYNKEDQAAMQPWMDKLVAIDPNNDTVRQVKEFLESSNKAAGSSAKAATANGSK; via the coding sequence ATGAACAGAAGGAAAAGTTTATTTGTAGCCATGCTCTGCATAGCCAACGGAGCTATGGCACAAACAGTGGAAGATGGTTTGAAGGATTTGTACTACGGAAAGTATCAAACTGCCAAGCAAAACCTCGAAAAAGCCATCACCGCGAAACCTACGGATGACCGCGCTTATTACTACCTCGGCATCGCCGAGTTAGGCCTGGAGAATAAAGACGCAGCCGCAGCCGCCTTCACCAAAGGCCTCACCGCCGTTCCCAATTCCCCGTTGCTCATGGTAGGACAGGGGCGTATCGATCTCCTGAACGGCAAAACTGCCGAAGCCAAGCAAAAATTCGAAGCTGCCAGCACCGCCACCGAAGGTCGTGACGGCGACGTAGCCCGTGCCATCGCCGATGCCAACACCGAAGTGAAAGGTGGCGACCGCGGTTACGCGCTCACCATCATGGAGAAACTCCTCAACAACGAAGGACGTAAGAAAAAACAAATGTATACGGCGACCGCAGCCGATTACATCGAACTGGGCGACGCTTACCGTTTCCTGGGCGGTGAAAACGGCGGCAAAGCGATCACTACTTACGAAAAAGCACTCGAGGTAGACGCCAACAACGCCGAAGCCGTGATGAAACAAGGCCTGGTAAACTATAACGCCCGCCTGCTCCAGCAAGCCGTGGCAGATTGGGCCAAAGCCACCAACATGGACGCGAACTACGCACCTGCGTATTTCGAACTGTACCAGTTCTACATTACCCAGCGCAAGGAACAATTCTCCCTCCCCCATGCCGCGCAATACCTGCAGAAGTATGTGGAAGTAAGTGATCCTTCCGACAAGGCGAAGAACGAATACTACCTGGCGGCCATCAACTTCTACCAAAAAGATTATGACGGTGCCATCGCGAAAGCGAAAGCCCTGCTGCCCACGGCAAACGAAGTTTACAAAGGTAAACTCACCTTGCTGGCTGCCGATGCCCACCTGCAGAAAGGCGACTCCCTTTCCGCAAAAGCACTCATGGACGAGCGCGTGAAATCCGTTCCGGCAGATCAGCTGCAGGCGAACGATTACAAACTGCTCAGCGCCATTTACACCAAACTGAAAAATTCCGATTCCGCCACGCAGGCCGGATACCAGGAAACCGCCGGTTTGTACCTGGAGAAATTCGCTGAAACCGATACTACCACCGACGCGGAGAAATTCCGCAACGTGGCCGACGCATACAAAGAAATGCGTAACTACGGTAAAGCCGCTACCTGGTACGGCAAAGCACTGGAAGTAAAAGACAACCCCGGCGCTATGACCGACCACTTCTACAAAGCATTCTATGAGTACTACGCTGCCCAATACGGTGCATCCGACTCCTCCTGGACCAGCTTCACCGAGAAGTATCCCACCCAGCCCACTGCGTTCTACTGGAAAGGCATGGCTAACTTCGCCCTCGACCAGCAGGCCAAGGAAGGCCGCGGTAAAGAGGCCTTCGAGAAATACATCTCAATGGTGAAGCCCGAAGACGAAGCCCGCAACAAGCGCTTCCTCCTCAACGCTTACACCTACCTGATGCTGTATCACTACAATAAGGAAGATCAGGCCGCCATGCAGCCCTGGATGGATAAGCTGGTAGCGATCGACCCGAACAATGATACCGTGCGCCAGGTGAAGGAATTCCTCGAATCCTCCAACAAAGCCGCAGGCAGCTCCGCGAAAGCAGCCACCGCCAACGGTTCTAAATAA
- a CDS encoding tetratricopeptide repeat protein — translation MKKHISTVVALFLLAGGAMAQTIDDGLKNLYYGKYATAKSDFEKVVAAKPTDDRAYYYLGIAELGTENKDGAAAAFQKGLQAVPNSPLLTAGLGRIDLLNGNAAAARQKFDAALAATAKNKNGDVSRAIADANTEVKGGDKAFALTVMETLLAGNDGRKGYKPVAADYIELGDVYRYLGGENGGKAIEAYEKALELEDKNAEAILKRGQVNYNAKLLEQAVADWAQATTLDPNYAPAFYELYQFYYTPKPRQFSLPKAKENLQKYLALSDQADKTRNEYYLASIMFLDRDYAGAISKAQAIIPQANDAYKIKLERLIADAYLQKGDSLGARKQFDEYSARLGESKLEPIDYKLGSEIYSRIKLGDSTQQAAIDQQSLNFLEKYATSDTAKDLDRYESVAKAFQQARVFDKAGEWYQKFADLKVEKGEKPSALDLFNIGQQYYYASNGGTDTVMLGKSSAAFGQLTAAYPDLTTGHFWQGMAAAARDVEAKTGVAQPFFDKYLALAETDPAKNKAGLIKAYTYLMVYYYNKDDKANMQKFMDKLTPLDPESEPVKQIKDIMSKPQQRGGGR, via the coding sequence ATGAAGAAGCATATCAGTACCGTGGTTGCCCTCTTCCTCCTCGCAGGCGGGGCAATGGCGCAAACGATAGATGACGGGCTCAAAAACCTTTATTACGGAAAATACGCTACCGCCAAATCCGATTTCGAGAAGGTGGTGGCTGCCAAACCCACGGATGATCGGGCGTATTATTACCTCGGCATCGCGGAACTTGGAACGGAGAATAAAGATGGTGCCGCCGCTGCCTTCCAGAAAGGCCTGCAGGCCGTGCCCAACTCGCCCCTCCTCACCGCCGGCCTCGGCCGTATCGACCTCCTTAATGGCAACGCCGCCGCAGCCCGCCAGAAGTTCGATGCCGCCCTCGCCGCTACGGCTAAAAATAAGAATGGAGACGTATCCCGCGCCATCGCGGACGCCAATACGGAAGTTAAAGGGGGCGACAAAGCCTTTGCCCTCACCGTCATGGAAACGCTCCTGGCCGGCAACGACGGCCGGAAGGGATATAAACCCGTCGCCGCCGATTATATCGAGCTGGGCGACGTATACCGCTACCTCGGCGGCGAAAACGGCGGTAAAGCCATCGAAGCCTATGAAAAGGCCCTGGAGCTGGAGGATAAGAATGCTGAAGCCATCCTGAAACGCGGCCAGGTGAATTATAATGCTAAACTCCTGGAGCAGGCCGTGGCCGACTGGGCGCAAGCCACCACGCTGGACCCGAATTATGCCCCGGCTTTCTACGAACTGTACCAGTTCTACTACACTCCGAAGCCCCGGCAGTTCTCGCTGCCCAAAGCAAAGGAGAATCTGCAGAAGTACCTGGCACTCTCCGACCAGGCCGATAAAACCCGGAACGAGTATTATCTCGCCTCCATCATGTTCCTCGACCGCGATTATGCAGGCGCCATTTCCAAAGCCCAGGCCATCATCCCCCAGGCTAACGACGCTTACAAAATCAAGCTGGAACGCCTGATCGCCGATGCGTACCTCCAAAAAGGCGATTCCCTCGGCGCCCGCAAGCAATTCGACGAATATTCCGCGCGCCTGGGCGAAAGCAAGCTGGAGCCCATCGACTACAAGCTCGGCAGCGAAATCTACAGCCGTATCAAACTGGGCGATTCCACTCAGCAGGCGGCCATCGACCAGCAATCGCTCAATTTCCTGGAGAAATACGCTACTTCTGACACCGCGAAGGACCTGGACCGCTACGAAAGCGTGGCCAAAGCCTTCCAGCAAGCGCGGGTATTCGATAAAGCGGGGGAGTGGTACCAGAAATTCGCAGACCTGAAGGTGGAAAAAGGGGAAAAACCCTCCGCTCTCGACCTCTTTAACATTGGCCAGCAATACTATTACGCCTCCAACGGCGGTACCGATACCGTAATGTTGGGCAAATCTTCCGCTGCTTTCGGGCAACTGACCGCCGCTTACCCGGATCTGACCACCGGTCACTTCTGGCAGGGGATGGCGGCCGCGGCCCGCGACGTGGAAGCCAAAACCGGCGTTGCACAGCCGTTCTTCGATAAATATCTCGCGCTGGCTGAAACCGATCCCGCCAAAAACAAAGCCGGCCTCATCAAAGCGTACACATACCTGATGGTATATTACTACAACAAGGACGACAAGGCCAACATGCAGAAGTTCATGGATAAACTCACCCCGCTGGACCCTGAGAGCGAGCCCGTGAAACAGATCAAGGATATCATGAGCAAGCCCCAGCAAAGAGGCGGCGGCAGGTAA
- a CDS encoding NADH-quinone oxidoreductase subunit A — protein MVATHFLGPKRKTSDKLENFESGIEQMGNARQPVAIKYFLTAILFVLFDVEVIFFYPYAVNFKELGWEGFMAMLAFVCFFMSGFYYIIKKGALKWED, from the coding sequence ATGGTTGCCACGCACTTTCTGGGCCCGAAGCGTAAGACCAGTGACAAGCTGGAGAATTTCGAAAGCGGTATCGAACAGATGGGCAACGCGCGTCAGCCGGTGGCCATCAAGTATTTCCTCACCGCGATTCTCTTCGTGTTGTTTGACGTGGAAGTCATCTTTTTCTACCCGTACGCTGTTAATTTTAAAGAGCTGGGCTGGGAAGGGTTTATGGCTATGCTCGCATTTGTCTGCTTCTTCATGAGTGGTTTCTACTACATCATCAAGAAAGGAGCCCTGAAGTGGGAAGATTAG
- a CDS encoding NADH-quinone oxidoreductase subunit B, producing MSRPVQFNTNVKVVEMPEGYSGEGFFATSFDKVIGMARKNSIWPLPFATSCCGIEFMATMAAHYDLARFGSERIGFTPRQCDLLMVMGTIAKKMGPVLRQVYLQMAEPRWVIAVGACASSGGIFDTYSVLQGIDQVIPVDVYVPGCPPRPEAILDGVMRIQDLVGQESLRRRHSDRYKDLMNSYGIQ from the coding sequence ATGTCTCGTCCTGTTCAGTTTAATACCAATGTGAAGGTGGTCGAAATGCCGGAAGGCTATAGCGGAGAAGGATTCTTTGCCACCTCGTTCGATAAGGTAATCGGCATGGCCCGGAAAAATTCCATCTGGCCGCTGCCTTTCGCCACATCCTGCTGTGGCATCGAGTTCATGGCGACCATGGCCGCTCACTATGACCTGGCGCGTTTCGGTTCCGAGCGTATCGGTTTTACGCCCCGCCAGTGCGACCTGCTGATGGTGATGGGTACCATTGCCAAGAAGATGGGCCCCGTACTGCGCCAGGTGTACCTGCAGATGGCCGAGCCCCGCTGGGTGATCGCCGTTGGCGCCTGCGCCAGCAGCGGTGGTATCTTTGATACCTACTCCGTGTTGCAGGGGATCGATCAGGTGATACCGGTGGATGTGTACGTTCCCGGATGCCCCCCGCGCCCGGAAGCCATACTGGACGGCGTAATGCGCATCCAGGACCTGGTGGGCCAGGAAAGCCTGCGCCGCCGCCACAGCGACCGGTATAAGGATCTGATGAATTCCTACGGAATACAATAG
- a CDS encoding NADH-quinone oxidoreductase subunit C, which produces MSLTNEHIKNRLVEKFGEALTNFEESYGIMSFHAPKEINLKVMQFLYDEEDLQFRFMTDLCGVHYPDNAGAELGVVYHLHNLVQNVRLRFKVFASVATPQVFTATQLFATANWQERETYDFYGIDFVGHPNLRRILNVDEMDYFPMRKEFPLEDQTRVDKDDEMFGRGGSVGI; this is translated from the coding sequence ATGTCTTTGACGAATGAGCATATCAAGAACAGGCTGGTCGAGAAGTTCGGCGAGGCGTTGACCAATTTTGAGGAGTCGTACGGCATCATGTCGTTTCACGCGCCCAAAGAGATCAATCTGAAAGTCATGCAGTTTCTCTACGATGAAGAGGACCTGCAATTCCGTTTTATGACCGACCTCTGCGGCGTACATTACCCGGATAACGCAGGCGCCGAACTGGGCGTGGTGTACCACCTGCACAACCTCGTGCAGAACGTCCGCCTCCGCTTCAAGGTGTTTGCCTCCGTGGCCACGCCGCAGGTGTTCACCGCCACGCAGCTGTTTGCCACCGCCAACTGGCAGGAGAGGGAAACATACGATTTCTACGGGATCGACTTTGTAGGGCATCCGAACCTGCGCCGTATCCTGAACGTGGACGAAATGGACTATTTCCCCATGCGCAAGGAATTCCCGCTGGAAGACCAGACCCGCGTAGACAAAGACGATGAGATGTTTGGCCGCGGCGGAAGCGTCGGCATTTAA
- a CDS encoding NADH-quinone oxidoreductase subunit D codes for MSDHHIQLPEGSIEKQTNTLNLGPTHPATHGVFQNILEMDGERIVSATPTVGYIHRAFEKIAERKPYYQITPLTDRLNYCSAPINNIGWHLTVEKLLGIKTPKRVDYLRVIIMELARITDHLICNSVIGVDSGAFTGFLYVMQYRELVYEIYEEICGSRLTTNIGRVGGFERNFTETAFTKIQKFLDEYPAVLKEFENLFTRNRIFMERTQGVGPITAERALNYGFTGPNLRAAGVDYDVRVASPYSSYEDFEFNIPVGTTGDTYDRFLVRNAEMWQSLSIIQQAMDKLKDLPSDVFHADVPAYYLPDKEDVYTKMEALIYHFKIVMGETDILPGEVYNAVEGANGELGFYLISDGGRSPYRLHFRRPCFIYYQAYPEMVKGAMLSDAIICMSSLNLIAGELDA; via the coding sequence ATGTCTGATCACCATATACAATTACCGGAAGGCTCGATAGAGAAGCAGACCAACACGCTCAACCTGGGTCCTACCCACCCCGCCACCCACGGCGTTTTCCAGAACATCCTGGAAATGGACGGCGAGCGCATCGTTTCCGCGACCCCTACCGTTGGTTATATTCACCGCGCATTCGAAAAAATCGCGGAACGCAAACCGTATTACCAGATCACCCCGCTGACGGACCGCCTCAACTATTGCTCGGCGCCCATCAACAATATCGGCTGGCACCTTACCGTGGAAAAACTCCTGGGGATCAAAACCCCCAAGCGCGTGGATTACCTCCGCGTGATCATCATGGAGCTGGCCCGCATCACCGACCACCTGATCTGCAACTCCGTAATCGGGGTAGACTCCGGCGCATTCACCGGCTTCCTCTACGTAATGCAGTACCGCGAGCTGGTGTATGAAATCTACGAAGAAATCTGTGGCTCCCGCCTCACCACCAATATCGGCCGCGTCGGCGGTTTCGAAAGAAACTTCACTGAAACGGCTTTTACTAAAATCCAGAAGTTCCTCGACGAATACCCGGCTGTACTGAAAGAGTTCGAAAACCTCTTCACCCGCAACCGCATCTTCATGGAACGCACCCAGGGAGTAGGCCCCATCACGGCCGAACGCGCCCTCAACTACGGATTCACCGGGCCAAACCTTCGCGCCGCAGGCGTAGACTACGACGTTCGCGTGGCTTCACCGTACAGCTCTTACGAAGACTTCGAATTCAACATTCCCGTAGGCACCACCGGCGATACTTACGACCGCTTCCTGGTGCGCAACGCGGAAATGTGGCAGAGCCTCAGCATCATCCAACAGGCGATGGACAAACTGAAAGACCTTCCGTCTGACGTGTTCCATGCCGACGTGCCGGCGTACTACCTGCCCGATAAAGAAGACGTTTATACCAAAATGGAAGCGCTCATTTATCACTTCAAGATCGTGATGGGTGAAACCGACATCCTGCCGGGCGAAGTGTACAACGCGGTCGAAGGCGCCAACGGCGAACTGGGATTCTATCTCATTTCCGACGGCGGCCGGTCGCCCTACCGTTTGCATTTCCGCAGGCCCTGCTTCATCTATTACCAGGCGTACCCGGAAATGGTGAAGGGCGCCATGCTGAGCGATGCCATCATTTGCATGTCATCCCTCAACCTGATCGCAGGCGAACTCGACGCGTAA
- a CDS encoding NAD(P)H-dependent oxidoreductase subunit E: MAVQFSEEKLNKVKEIIARYPEGKQKSALIPVLHLAQESFGGWLSADTMDYVATLLSIEPIEVYEVATFYSMFNLQPVGKYLFEVCQTGPCMLRGSDDIIHYIKEKLGIKIGETTADGLFTLKTVECLGACGYAPMMQLGKFYKEHLTKEKVDQIIAECRAQANN; this comes from the coding sequence ATGGCCGTTCAATTTTCTGAAGAGAAGCTGAATAAAGTAAAAGAGATCATCGCCCGCTATCCGGAAGGGAAGCAGAAGAGCGCCCTGATCCCGGTGCTGCACCTGGCACAGGAATCTTTCGGCGGATGGCTCAGTGCAGACACGATGGATTATGTGGCCACCCTGCTCAGCATCGAGCCGATCGAGGTGTATGAAGTGGCTACCTTTTATTCGATGTTCAATTTGCAACCCGTGGGCAAATACCTGTTCGAGGTATGCCAGACGGGGCCCTGCATGCTTCGCGGGTCAGACGACATTATTCATTATATCAAGGAAAAGCTGGGCATTAAAATCGGGGAAACCACGGCCGACGGGCTGTTTACCCTCAAAACCGTGGAATGCCTCGGCGCCTGCGGTTACGCGCCGATGATGCAGCTGGGCAAGTTCTATAAAGAGCACCTCACCAAAGAGAAGGTGGACCAGATCATCGCGGAATGCCGCGCACAGGCGAACAACTAA
- the nuoF gene encoding NADH-quinone oxidoreductase subunit NuoF, with amino-acid sequence MGRKLLLDKAHIEGIRYYDVYRKNGGYAAAEKALKSMSPDQVTEEVKKSGMRGRGGAGFPTGLKWSFLAKPEGVPRYLVCNADESEPGTFKDRYLMEFLPHLLIEGLLISSFALGANTTYIYIRGEYAWIPDILEEAIAEAHKNGWLGKNIQGSGFDLNIYVQRGAGAYICGEETALIESLEGKRGTPRIKPPFPAVKGLYQCPTVVNNVETLAAIVPIINIGGDEYAKIGIGKSAGTKLISACGNLNKPGVYEIEMNISVEEFIYSDEYCGGIPNGKRLKACIPGGSSVPIVPANLLLTTAKGEKRMMTYESLNDGGFATGTMMGSGGFIVLDEDQCVVRHTLSLARFYHHESCGQCSPCREGTGWMEKVLKNIEHGKGKMSDIDLLWDIQRKIEGNTICPLGDAAAWPVAAAIRHFRDEFEWHVLHPDEAQRRNFGLAHYADPLPVAAAV; translated from the coding sequence ATGGGACGTAAATTATTGTTAGACAAGGCGCATATAGAAGGCATCCGGTACTACGACGTATACCGGAAAAACGGCGGTTATGCCGCTGCTGAAAAAGCCCTGAAGAGCATGAGCCCGGATCAGGTTACGGAAGAAGTGAAGAAAAGCGGCATGAGAGGCCGCGGCGGCGCGGGCTTCCCCACAGGATTGAAATGGAGCTTCCTGGCCAAACCGGAAGGAGTGCCCCGTTACCTCGTGTGCAACGCGGACGAATCCGAACCGGGTACTTTTAAGGACCGTTACCTCATGGAGTTTCTCCCGCACCTGCTGATCGAAGGCCTGCTGATCTCCAGCTTCGCCCTCGGCGCCAATACCACTTACATCTACATCCGCGGCGAATACGCCTGGATTCCCGATATCCTCGAAGAAGCCATCGCGGAAGCGCACAAAAATGGCTGGCTCGGCAAGAATATCCAGGGTTCCGGGTTCGACCTGAACATTTACGTGCAGCGCGGCGCCGGCGCCTACATATGCGGCGAGGAAACCGCCCTGATCGAATCGCTGGAAGGCAAGCGCGGCACCCCCAGGATCAAGCCGCCATTCCCCGCTGTGAAAGGCCTGTACCAATGCCCGACCGTGGTGAACAACGTGGAAACCCTTGCGGCCATTGTTCCCATCATCAACATCGGCGGCGACGAATACGCCAAAATCGGTATCGGCAAATCCGCCGGCACCAAGCTCATCTCCGCCTGCGGCAACCTCAACAAGCCCGGCGTTTACGAGATAGAGATGAACATTTCCGTGGAAGAATTCATTTACTCCGACGAATACTGCGGCGGCATCCCCAACGGGAAACGCCTCAAAGCCTGCATCCCCGGCGGCTCCTCCGTACCCATCGTTCCAGCCAACCTGCTGCTCACCACAGCCAAAGGCGAAAAAAGGATGATGACCTACGAAAGCCTCAACGACGGCGGGTTCGCCACCGGCACCATGATGGGATCGGGCGGGTTCATCGTGCTGGACGAAGACCAGTGCGTGGTACGCCACACCCTCAGCCTGGCCCGGTTCTACCACCACGAAAGCTGCGGACAGTGCAGCCCCTGCCGCGAAGGCACCGGATGGATGGAGAAAGTGCTCAAAAACATCGAGCACGGCAAAGGAAAAATGAGCGACATCGACCTGCTGTGGGACATCCAGCGCAAGATCGAAGGCAACACCATCTGCCCCCTCGGCGACGCCGCTGCATGGCCGGTGGCTGCCGCGATCCGTCACTTCCGAGACGAGTTCGAATGGCACGTGCTGCATCCCGACGAGGCGCAGCGCCGCAACTTCGGCCTGGCGCATTACGCAGACCCGCTGCCGGTAGCTGCCGCTGTCTGA